The DNA sequence tatatgtatcgacttgtctaactctgggggttacggtgaataagctaaattcccaataagtcggcgtgctCCTTTAAGCTTTTTGGATCaatactgcacctttaagacaAGCAGATGTATCTCTTTAACAGGATATTTTAAAGTTCTCACTGAAAAGGTTTTAAGTAGACcaaccttttaaaaacaatgtctGAATGATTACAGATATCTCGGCAAATGGTGAATATGAAGATAAACATCAGTAGATGTCTACAAATATTAAACTACAAATGTATTGTCTTGTAAAGGAACTTCTTTTGACCATACAGTATTTTTCACCATCACTACTTTGACGTATTTCTAAGAAGCACAGACATGACATTGACATTAGTGCTCAGAGGgtgctgaaaataaaaaagtacatttgTTTTGATGGAGGAGAAAAGCCAACCTTGAGCGCACCGCAGATCTCCACAACATCCGACTCCTCCACCACAGCCACGCGGAAGTTGGTGGTCTGCATGAGCTCCTTCAGCATGGGCCCGCAGGCCTTGTCTTTGCACCCTGTGTCCAAACATAACAAATACATCATCACCAGTTTCCATAGTGCAGCActtaagaaatgtattttgtggACCGAAGGAAGAATAGCTGCTGCTTCGGCCACAGCTAATGGTGATCctaataaatgtaatgaaatatTTTAAACTAGACAGAACAATTAACACTGTATTGTTCTGCCAATAAAGCTTTGTGTTAAATAGACAAATTGTAATTTTGTCCCCTAATTGTAGGCATCAACATACCGATGGTTGTTTCACAGAACTTCTCCTCAGCGACCTCATTGGCGATGTTTGCTCCCATGAGGACCGTCATGGTGATGCCCAACTTCCCTCGGATGACCTCAGAGATCAGCTTCAGACCCTCTGGACCCGCATCCACACCCTGGAGCAGACAGATCACCACAAAATCAACACATGGATATCCCTGTGCATCATTACTTCCCCATTCTTTAGTGCATTGTAACATTCCTAAACCAATGCGTTGACTATatgaatataaaatgttttgataAGAAAAAATGTTACCTTGATGAGAGACATTCCTATAGCGTCCTTCTTGATGTGGTCTTTAATGGTGTCGCACACTCTCACAATGAACTGGTGAGGCACCACGAAGATCAGGATGTCGGCTCCTTTCACAGACTCAGCCAAGTCTGGAACTGCCAACTgataagggagagagagaaaatatggTGAAACTTCAGTCATATGGTAGCACCAAACAGTCATCAAAGTTATTGAATTGTGTTTTCATGCTTACCACATTGGAGGGCAGCTTGTGGCCAGGCAgatatttcacattttcatgGTCCTGGTTGATGATTTCTGTGAGTTTACGGCCGTTCACCGTCTCTTCAAACACCCACATGTTCACTGTGGTGTCAAACTTGTCATACTTGGCTGCGTTGGCACCCACTATCTTGGCAATGGCAGAGCCCCTGTTGACATGGAGACAGCAATGAGCATCCTGGCGTGGAGACAGCGCTGGTTGAATTTATTGTTTTCCCGAAAAAATTTAAATGGCCCCTTTTCTTCTGTGATATGTAAATTATACATGGATTAAAAATCAATTTCATGTTTTGGCAGTTTCAAAGTTGCAGTGAAGATTTGAAGAAAAACGTGTCATATATC is a window from the Perca flavescens isolate YP-PL-M2 chromosome 4, PFLA_1.0, whole genome shotgun sequence genome containing:
- the LOC114554847 gene encoding glycerol-3-phosphate dehydrogenase [NAD(+)], cytoplasmic, translating into MAAPKKVCVIGSGNWGSAIAKIVGANAAKYDKFDTTVNMWVFEETVNGRKLTEIINQDHENVKYLPGHKLPSNVLAVPDLAESVKGADILIFVVPHQFIVRVCDTIKDHIKKDAIGMSLIKGVDAGPEGLKLISEVIRGKLGITMTVLMGANIANEVAEEKFCETTIGCKDKACGPMLKELMQTTNFRVAVVEESDVVEICGALKNIVAVGAGFCDGLGFGDNTKAAVIRLGLMEMIAFARVFCTGGPVSPTTFLESCGIADLITTCYGGRNRKIGEAFAKTGKTIEQLENELLNGQKLQGPATAFEVHQVLKQKNMVEKFPLFTAVHQICFEGHTVTEFIKCLQNHPEHM